The Streptomyces sp. Je 1-332 genome has a window encoding:
- a CDS encoding Pycsar system effector family protein, whose product MTTEESQSGARLLTEVRAEISRADSKAAVVVGAIAMAVGLLGGLVVSRGWDPSRLALPWAAVWWSGVCSLAASLLSMLLAVVPRYRKSDWEPGLPLGYFGDIRRAADSGVLAQALTEADRDPTPLLVNALAATSTIAAHKHLCVRAGLLALTAATLLLPAALLLG is encoded by the coding sequence ATGACAACCGAGGAATCGCAGTCCGGCGCCAGGCTGCTCACCGAGGTGCGGGCCGAGATCAGTCGCGCCGACAGCAAGGCGGCCGTAGTGGTCGGTGCTATCGCGATGGCAGTAGGGCTGCTCGGCGGCCTCGTCGTGAGCCGTGGCTGGGACCCGTCCCGGCTCGCCCTGCCCTGGGCCGCCGTCTGGTGGAGCGGAGTCTGCTCACTCGCGGCCTCCCTGCTCTCGATGCTCCTCGCCGTCGTGCCCCGCTACCGCAAGAGCGACTGGGAGCCCGGGCTGCCACTCGGCTACTTCGGCGACATCCGACGCGCCGCCGACTCCGGCGTCCTGGCACAGGCGCTGACGGAAGCCGACCGCGACCCAACCCCCCTGCTTGTGAACGCACTTGCGGCAACCAGCACGATCGCCGCGCACAAACACCTGTGCGTACGCGCCGGGCTCCTGGCCCTCACAGCGGCGACCCTGCTCCTCCCCGCGGCCCTGCTGCTCGGCTGA